GAGTATGGGAATACCCTGCGAGACCTCTTTGGCGTCGACCCCAAGATCGCTGAAGACCTGCCGGACGAAGTGGCGGGGGAAGGCTACCTGAATACGCTCTCCGCTCTGCAGTCGGAGCAGTTTCTTGGCATCGCCAATGAGGTGTTGCGTCAGGTCATGGCACCCCAAGGGAAGCCACCCACCGCTGTGCAGAAGCGCCTCTTCGGTGACCCGCCTGCTCCGGGAGCGGATCTTCGTGCGGAAGCGGGTAAGGTCGCCCGCTCACTGGCCCGCAGTGCCTATCGCAGACCTGCGTCCGATGCGGAGGTGGAGGTGCTGCTCGGCGTGTATGACCTCGCGCGGAAGAACAAGCTCGAACATCAAGCGGCACTCGGACTGGTACTCAAGGCGGTGCTGGTATCTCCGCAGTTCCTTTTCATCACCCCGGCGAAGGAAGCGGCTCCGGGACAAACCATGCTGCCGCTGGATGACTATCAGCTGGCGTCGCGATTGTCCTACCTCCTGTGGGCCACCATGCCGGATGCGGAACTCGCTGCTCTCGCCGATGCGGGCAAACTCCGCGAACCCGCAATTCTGAAAGCGCAGGTGAAGCGCCTGCTCAAGGATGCACGCTCGCGCGCTTTGTTTGATGGCTTTGGCTCGCATTGGCTGGGCCTCGGTGCCCTGGAAGACCAGACCTTTGATCCTGCGAAGTTTCCCCAGATGACTGCGGAGATGCGCAAGGCGATGTATGACGAAGCGCGTCTGTTCTTTGAGAGCATTGTGTGGGAGAACAGAAGCGTGGTCAGCTTCATCGACAGTGACTACACGTTCCTCAATGAAACGCTGGCGGCGCTGTATGGCATGGAGAAGTCGGTGTCCGGTGCTGAGATGCGCAAGGTGAAGCTCACAGATGCCAATCGGGGTGGCATTTTGGGCATGCCTGGTATTCTTGCGACGACCTCCTTCCCCAATCGCACCAGCCCGGTACGGCGTGGTGTGTGGGTGCTGGAGCAGGTCCTGGGGGAGCACATACCCTCCGCTCCGCCGAATGTCCCGGCTCTGGAAAAGCAGGACAACAAGACCGTGGCCAACCTGACCCTGCGTCAGCGCACAGAGCTGCACCGGACCGACGCCACTTGCGCGAACTGCCACAAGATTCTGGACCCCATCGGTTTCGGCCTGGAGAATTTCGATGCCATCGGACGCTGGCGTGACAAGGACGATGCGGGCGGCGCGATTGATGCCGCGGGTGAGCTGCCGGGCGGGAAGCTCTTCTCCACTCCAAAGGAGCTAAAAGGCATCATCGCTGCACGATCCGGGGATCTGGCGCGTAATTTTACCCAGAGGCTGCTGGCATACGCCCTGTGCCGACAGCTGGAAGGTTACGACGAAATCGTGGTGGAGCGCATGATGGAGACTATCGCAAAGGATGGCTACCGCATGCAGACTCTCATTGCCGAGGTCGTCACCAGCTATCCCTTCGTCAATTATCGCACTCAAGACCCTGCAGCCCCCACTTCCAAGCCCAATGCGAAATAACGCCCGCATCGATCGCCGCACCGCCTTGAAAGGACTGGGAGTGTCCCTCGCGCTGCCCTTCATGGAATCCATGGGCTTCGCGTCCGCGGTGAAGGGGAAGATGGCCAAGCCACCTGTGCGTCTCGGCTTCATGTACATGCCACACGGCGTGATCATGGACCAGTTCTGGCCTGCGAGTCCGGAGAGCTTCCTCACTACGCCACCGCCCGCTCTGGAATCCCTGCGCCCTGTGCTGGACCAGTGCCTCCTGATGAAGGGCATTTCAGGCGTCCCAATTTCGCCATTCAATGGTGCGCCGCATGCGCTGGAGCTCTCCACCTGGCTCACGGCCCAACTGCCCGATGCGGACCGTCGCAGTGAAATCAATATCGCCATCTCCGCGGACCAGATTGCGGCAAACTACGTGGGTGCGCTCACGTCCCTGCCTTCCCTGGAATTGGCGACGATGCCGCAGACACACAAGGAGAACCAGGAAGGACTGAACGAGGGCTACTACTCACATTGCAGCTATCGCTCACCGACCCAGGCGCTGCCTGCGGAAACGAATCCCCGCAGCGTGCTGAACCGCCTCTTTGGCAAGTCAGACAAACCCGGTCAGTCACTCCAGGCTGACCCGCTGGATCGTCAGATGCTGGATCTCGTGATCGGTGGTGCCAAGGATTTGCGCCGCAAGCTGCCGCAGATGGACCAGCACAAGCTGGATGAATACCTCGACAGCGTGCGCGCCGTGGAGCGTCGTATCGCGGCCATCGAGTATCGTCAGAAGGAAGCCGCGATGGAAAAGGCCGGCATGGCCTCCAGCAAGAGGAAGGCCTCGGATTCGCCTCCCATTGAGATCAAGATTCCTGTGGGTGACAAGCGCAGTGAGTACATGCAGGTGATGTGCGACCTGAACGTGCTGGCCTTCCAGACGGACACCACTCGTGTCAGCACGTACATCGGTTCCACGCCGAATGGGGTGTCCTATCCCGAGCTTGGTTTCAACGACACGCACCACTCGCAGACACACCATAACAACGAAGCCGTGAAGTCTGGCAAAGTCGCTGCGATCACCGCCTTCAATATTTCCCAGTTCGCCTACATGGTGAAGAAGATGGCCAGTCTCAAGGAGGGCGATGGCACCCTTCTCGACAACTGCATCATGATGTGGGGTTCCGGTCTCGAAGACGGCAACAAGCATTCCCGCGAAAACCTGCCCTTCATCATCGCCGGTAAAGGCGGCGGCACCATCAACACCGGAAAATTCCTGCCCAATATCAAGGGTAATCAAGGCGACCTGCTCACGACCTTGCTTGCTTGTGCGGGCGTGCCACTGGATCGTCCCATCGGCATCGCGACGAAGCAGATCTCGGAGATGAAGGTGGGGATTTGAGGTGCCGGTATTTCAATGGAGCGTGGACACTCTTGTCCGCCGTCCCTGACGTACCACCCTCTTTCAGCTGGCAGGCAAGGCCACATTCCACCACCTGCTCCAGAGGCATTGCCGGTAGGGCGTATTAAACAAAGTCGTGGCTTTGGATCAGGGGGGACTCGCGGCACCGCGACCAGCGGTCGCAGCCACAGGAGGACCAAGCTTGCTACTGCTGTATGGTGGATGGCTCAGACTGTGGCTGCGACCGCTGGTCGCGGTTGGGGTGGCGCGCCCCAAGACGAAAATGGCTACACTGCAACTTCAACCGCCAGTAGCTTCCACATGATGGAGGTCGCTACGCAACAGAACAGCGGACAAGAGTGTCCACGCTCCTTTGCCTGGTCCTCCGTTCCCTATACACAGACCTTTTTAACCGTTGATGGAGTAGGGCACTTTGACGAAGCCTCGAATCTCGTAGCAGAAGCTACTTCAGCCCACCTGGAATCTTCTTCAGCGCATCGTTGAGCAGCTTGTTGGCCTCGTCTTCAACATCCTTCACCTCGCTGCCCTTGGTAGGTTGGCTGGCGGGCGTGCCGGAAGTGGAAGAGGGTGGTGAGGACCAATCAAGGCCTTGGGTGAAAACCTTTGCGGTGCAGCCTTTGCCTTCTGGCTGGATCATGATGGTCAGGTCGGCTCCGTTGAGCTTGCGCTTGATGATGGCGTTGGTCTTGCCGATGAGGCTGCCGGGTTGGTCCTTCCAGCCCTGCTGTTTCAGCTTCTTGGAAAAGTCGGTCGCTACGGCGCTCACGCTTTCATCGGAACGAAACGTGATATGCCCCACCACTTTCTTGTACTCCACATCGCGTGCGGCGGCGGGTAGGGGAAGCTGGGCCACGGGCAACTGCGGTCCGGTGGAAGCAGCAGGCTTTTCGTTGTCACCTTCCTGCGCCATCTTCTTGGATGAAGAAGCAGGAGTGGCCGCTGGCTTTGGTTCCTCTTCTGTGGCGGCGAATGCTCCCTTGGGCAGGGGTGCCGAGAACGTGAGTTCGACGTCCCACTTTTGATCAAAGAATTCCTGCGTGCCGCCTGTGCTTAACGTTCCGGAGGCATGTGTCTCCGTCACCTTGAACTCCTTCATCTTGATCTTGCCTATGGAAGAAAAAGGAGATTTGGAGTGCGCGGTGTGAACGACATCACAGCCGAAGATGCCACCGTCTTTATGGACACTGATGACCAGCGCGCTTCCCAGCTTCTTGAATGCGGCATCAAAGTCCGGCTTCTTGGATGAGGATGGATCTTTCTCGGTAAACACCAAGCGGATGGCAGGCTGATCGCTGAAAGGTTCGCGAGTCTGCACCACGAGGTATTGAATCTTCCCATCCTTCCCGTCACCGAGGAATGTGCCTGAAACAACGGGCTTGTCCGGAAGCGTCTGCGCTTGTAGGGCGCAGGCGAACAAGGTGCTGACCAATGCAGTAGCCAGTCGAGGAAAAGGGGAGCGTAACGTCTTCATGATTCAGCAAGGCTTCGTGAAACCTCATTGAATTGCAAACGGATTCCGCCGTGCGAAACGAAAACGCCCCGGACCTGTGAGAGTCCGGGGCGTTGGATTCAACGATGAAGCAACAAGCTCGAAGTTTACGCCAGATCAAAGCGGTCCAGATTCATCACCTTGGTCCAGGCAGCGACGAAGTCCTGGAGGAACTTGTCCTGCGAGTCGGAGCACGCGTAGACTTCCGCCAGGGAGCGGAGGATGGAGTTCGAGCCGAAGACGAGGTCATTGCGGGTGCCGCTCCATTTGGGTTGGCCCGTCTTGCGGTCGATGGCTGCGAAGGCGTTGCCGCAGGGGGAGACGCCCTTCCACTCCGTGTCCATGCTGAGCAGGTTCACGAAGAAGTCGTTGGTCAGAGCTTCGGGCTTGTCGGTGAGGACACCGTGCTTCGAGCCATCGGCATTGATGTTCAGCACACGCAGGCCGCCGACGAGCACGGTCAGCTCGGGAGCGGTGAGCGTGAGCAGCTGTGCCTTGTCGATGAGTAGCGCTTCGGCAGGGATGCTGTAGCGGCCCTTCAGGTAGTTGCGGAAACCATCGGCAATGGGTTCCAGGACGGCGAAGGATTCCACATCCGTCTGTTCCTGCGAGGCATCGGCGCGTCCCGCGGTGAAGGGAACGCTGACGCTCTTGCCAGCATTCTTCGCAGCCTGCTCGATGCCAACGCCACCGGCCAGCACGATGAGGTCGGCGAGGGAAATCTTCTTGCCGCCGCTCGCAGCGCCGTTGAACTCGCTCTGGATGCCTTCCAGAGTCTTGAGAACCTTGGCCAGTTGCGGAGGATTGTTCACCGCCCAGTCTTTCTGCGGAGCGAGGCGGATGCGTGCGCCGTTCGCGCCACCGCGCTTGTCGGAACCACGGAAGGTGGAAGCCGAAGCCCAAGCGGTGGAGACCAACTCAGAGACGGTAAGACCGGAGGCGAGCACCTTGCTCTTCAGCGCAGCGACATCCTTGTCATCCACGAGCGGATGATTCACTGCGGGAATGCAGTCCTGCCAGATGAGTTCCTCAGCGGGCACTTCCGATCCGAGGTAGCGGGCGCGCGGGCCCATGTCGCGATGCGTCAGCTTGAACCACGCACGAGCGAAGGCATCGGCGAACTCATCGGGGTTCTCCATGAAGCGGCGCGAGATCTTCTCGAAGCCAGGGTCCATGCGGAGCGCAAGGTCTGTGGTGAGCATGGCCGGAGCGATGCGCTTGGACTTGTCATGCGCATGAGGCACGGTGCCAGCGCCGGCACCATTCTTCGGCTGCCACTGCTGGGCGCCTGCGGGGCTCTTGGTGAGTTCCCACTCGAAGCTGAAAAGGTTCCAGAAGAAGTTGTTGCTCCACTTCGTGGGCGTGCTGGTCCAGGTGACTTCCAGACCGCTGGTGATGGTGTCGCCACCCTTGCCAGAGCCGTAGGCATTCTTCCAGCCAAGGCCCTGCTCTTCGAGGCCTGCGCCTTCGGGATCAGATGCCACATTGTCCGCGGGGCCTGCACCGTGGGTCTTGCCGAAGGTGTGACCACCGGCGATGAGCGCCACGGTCTCCTCGTCATTCATGGCCATGCGGCCGAAGGTGTCGCGAATGTCCTTCGCGGCGAGCAGCGGGTCGGGATTGCCATCCGGACCTTCGGGGTTCACGTAGATGAGGCCCATCTGCACGGCGGCGAGAGGATTCTCGAGATTGCGGCTGTGGACCTTGCCATCTGCCGTGTCATCAGACACGAGCACCGCGTGATCTTCCACCACACCGGGGGAGCCATGCGCGTAGCGCACATCACCACCGAGCCAAGTGGTCTCGCGGCCCCAGTACACGTCGTTGTCCGGCTCCCAGGTGTCTTCACGTCCACCGGCAAAGCCGAAGGTCTTGAAGCCCATCGTTTCGAGCGCGACGTTGCCCGTGAGGATCATCAGATCCGCCCAGGAAATCTTGCGGCCGTACTTCTGCTTGATGGGCCAGAGAAGGCGGCGTGCCTTGTCCAGGCTCACGTTGTCGGGCCAGCTGTTCAGCGGGGCGAAGCGCTGCTGCCCGCGACCGCCACCGCCACGGCCGTCACCGGTGCGGTACGTGCCGGCGCTGTGCCAGGCCATGCGGATGAAGAGGGGACCATAATGGCCGAAGTCGGCGGGCCACCAATCTTGCGAGTCCGTCATCAGCGCGGCGAGATCCTTCTTCACCGCAGCGAGGTCGAGCGTCTTGAACTCTTCCGCGTAGTTGAAGTCCTTGTCCATCGGATTGGTCTTGGACGAGTGCTGGCTCAGCAGGTCGACGCGCAGCTGGTTCGGCCACCAGTCGCGGTTCGTGGTGCCTCCACCGGCGGTTTGGTGAAGGACGGGGCATTTGGCTTCGGTGCTCATGGTTTGGCTTGTGTGGATGGAAGGGTGAGAAGTAGGAAAAGAAAAGAAGAGACAAAGAACGAGCGGACACTTTTGCAAACTCAACGCAGTGACGCAATTGATGAAAAGATTCCATGCAGACTCTTTTGTGAAGGCAGCACAGTTTTTGAGGAGCGGACCGCCAACTTGAAGCAAGGCTGGTAGAAGTAATCTAAATAGTTCCTATTGTTACCATAGGGTGTGTCTATGGTTGAAAAACACTGGCTCATGTCTGTCTGGGAGGCTTGGCGGGAGTGCGGCTGAGGTTGGGAGCCGGGCAGCCTGCCATTGCATAAGCCATCATCCTGCGACACCGTGTCTTGTGTTTGTGCCGCCGCTTCATGATTCCCGTCCCGCCTCGCCTGATTCATCCCCGACATGGTTGACCCCTGACCAGTGTAAGAAACTTGAGGAAGCGGGGACGACGGCACATCGGCTGGGGTCTGGTCCGAACGGGTGGGTGGAGCGCTTGGGCGATGTGGTGAATATCTCCTACAAGAGCGAAACCGCGCTGGAGGAGCTCCTGGCTGGGTTGGCTGAACAAACCGCCGCGTCCGGTTGGAAGCCGGAGCGGATCTTCACACGGTTCCTGCCGCTCAAGAATGCGGATCGTATCGCGCCGGTGTTGCACAGCGGGGATGCGTCGTTGCCGTGGACCCTCGTGGTTACGGAAGGCGGGGTTCGCTATGGCATCGACATGGCGGCGGGGTACAGCCATGGGCTTTTCCTGGATCAGCGGAAGAACCGCGCGCGGCTCAGGATGCTGAAGCCGAAGCGGGTGCTGAACACCTTTGCCCACACCTGTAGCTTCTCGGTGGTGGCGGCGCTCGGGGGCGCAGAAACCTTGAGCGTGGATCTCTCCCGCAAGTGGCTGGATCGCGGCAGGCAGAACCTTCTGCTTAATGACATCCCGGACACGGGGCATCGCTTCCTCGCGGAGGACACGCTGGAGTTGCTGCCCAAGCTGGATCCCCGCAAGGAGCGGTTCGACGCCATCATCCTCGATCCCCCGACCTTCTCACGCGGCAAGAACAACCGTCGCTGGCAGGTGGAGAATGATTTCGAGCAACTGCTGAATGCCGCGCTGGAGCTGGCGATGCCGAAGTGCGCGATCCTCATCTCCACGAACTGCACCAAACTCGATGCCGCGTCCCTGGAGCGCCGCGCGCGTCGTTGCGCGAAAGAGCAGCGTCTCGTGGCCGATTATGTGCATGGGCAGTCGCAGATTGACTTCCCGCCGGGGCATGGGTCCAGCACGCTGTGGATGATGGTTCGGTAGGAAGCTTCAAGAGAATGCAAAATGAAAAGTGGAAGATGAAAAATGCAAAGTGAGGAGGGATGAGTCGTGGGAGCCGGACTCACTCCGGGTTTCACGGACTTTGAAACTGGGCTGGAGATGCTATGCTGCGCATCCCCATCATGCCCGCTACTGCCACTGCCTCGCGTTCCCTGCCAGACCTCTCCACGGAGGAGTTGACGGCATGGATGACGGCACAGGGCTACAAGGCGACGCATACGCTCCCGGTATTGCGGGAGGTGTATGGGGCGAGGGCCGGGGAACACGTGCCCAAGGACCGGCTGCCGGCGGGGTTGATGGAGCACGTCACCTCCACCTTTCCCAGAGTAGCGGCCAGCCTGGCGAGGCGTCAGGTTTCTGAAGACGGCACATGCAAGCTGCTGCTGCGCCTGCCGGATGGGCGCACGGTGGAGTCCGTGCTGATGCCGGACTACCATGCCGACAGGGCGGCGGGTTGCATCTCCAGCCAGGTCGGGTGCGCGATGGGCTGCGACTTCTGCGCGACGACCCAGACGGGCTTTGAGCGCAATCTCACTTCGGGTGAAATCGTGGAGCAGTTCCTCCACCTCCGGCGTGAGGCGCAGGCGACGGGGCGCACCCTGCGCACGGTGGTCTTCATGGGCATGGGGGAACCGATGCTGAACCTGCGCAACGTGCTGGAGGCCGTGCGACGCATGGCTGACAACAAGCTCGGAGCCCTGGGTTGGCGGCAGGTCACCATCTCCACCGTGGGCATCGTGCCCGGCATCGATGAATTGACGGAGGCAGACCTTGGCGTGCATCTTGCGGTGTCATTGCACGCGCCGGATGATGAGACACGTGCAGCCCTGCTGCCCATGGGGAAAAGGTTCGCGGTGCAGGATGTGCTGGCTGCGGCGGATCGATATCAAGCGCAGAGCGGACGCATCACCACCATTCAGTACTGCCTGCTGGAGGGCGTGAATGATTCGCTGGAGCAGGCTCGCGAACTGGCCCGCTTGCTTCAAGGCCGACGCATGCATGTGAATCTCCTGCGCTACAATCCCACCGGCTTGAGCTTGAAAGGGCGCACCTATGCGCCCAGTAGCATGGAGCAGACGGAATCATTTCTCGCTACGCTGCGTGAGCACGGTGCTGTAGCGCATCTGCGACGAGCACGAGGGCCGGATATTGATGCGGCGTGTGGGCAGTTGAGGAGGCGTGCTGCAGAGCAGGGTGGCAAACTGGCCGGTGCGGCGTCTTGATCCTGACGAAATGCCTACTCGGGTGGCAACACCATGTATGCATCTCAGCGGTGGAGCGAATCACCCCCCGATCGCCAGCCACTGGAACTCCACTCCGTACACCCGGGTGCCAGCCCAAGTGGTGATGGTGGCATGAAATCCTCCGGGGCCGATATTTTCCGCCTTTAGCGTGATGCGTGCGCTATCACGCTGATCGATGTCGAACCCGGTGAGCCCCAGGTGCACAACGGGCGGCGCTGAAAAGGGGGCGTCAAAGGTCACCTCAACTGGGAAAGAGCAGATGCGCGGGGCATCGGCGCTTGCATCATCGATGTGATTCAGTTGCCAGCCCTCCGTGAGGACACCGACGGAGACTTGAGCGGAAAGGACCTTCCAAGGTGAGTTTTGCATAGGGCAGGGACGGATTGAAAGCAGATCACCTGCCAGAGTCACATTCTCTATGACTACAATTTCGACGGAAATGCGGTGGCGCCAAGGAAACCGGTATGTTTCTCTCAATTCGATGACCTGTGCTGGCTATCCCAGCTCAAACGTCGTCACGCCATACACCCAGTCGAGTCGCACCTGAGGAAAGGGGCCCGTATACATGCGCGCCGTGGCGAAGACTTCGCGCATGCCGTAGCGGGCGACGAGGGCCTTGGCCCCATCGTTCGGTTCGGCGATATCAAGCACGAAGGAGTCGCCCGTGGGAATGCGCTCCACCAGTCCGCGAAAGAGGTCGTCCGCAGTATCCGCGTCTTGAGCGAAGAGGGGGCCGATCTTCCAGCCACGTGAGCACTTGCGAATGACCCCGTAGCCCCGGACTGCGCCAGACGCGGAATTGCCAGCCTCCGCTGCCGCCAGAGCAAAAGCATCCGGCTGGTGCAGCCATGCTTTGAGAAACGCGCTGCGTGGTGCCGGGAAACACATCCGATCCAGTGCTTCGATTTGTTCTAGAGATACCTCGCAAGCATCGTGCAGTGGCTTGGCAGGGTTCCAGTTGGTGGCTTGTTTCACACCTTCATAGCGTGCGTTGCGGTAGGCATATACGCGACCGATTTGCTTGTACTTCTCCACATTCTCCAGCACGCCATCGCCGCCCTGGGTGCAGCCCTCCAGGTGCTGTCGTGCCGCTTCATGAATGGCCATGCCGTAGCCGCGTCCTCGGAAAGGTTCCAAGACTATGTAGCAACCAAGGAAGCCGAAGGTATCGTCGTAGCGCACTCCGCTCACGGCGGCGATGGGTTGGCCATCGAGTTCGCCCACCAGAAACCCATCCGGGTCGGCCGTGATGAAAGTCTCTGCATCATGCAGCCCTGGGTTCCAACCTGCGTCACGCATCCAGGGAATGGGCACCGCTGCAAGGCCTCCGGCATCCAGCTTGCGGATGCGATAGCGGCCGGATGCGAGATCCCGTGCTGCGTCGGAGTTGGTGGCGAGACGTTTCATGCGAGAGAGGAAGATGCCTCAGCCAAACAAGTCAGGGGTGTGGAGTGTCGGTGATTCTGAACCGCAGAGTTTCCACGAGGCAAGATGATGGTGACGTGTGGCACCCACCTCGCTGTGTATCAATCTGAATTCGTCGGCTTTCCAACGCACAGGTGCAATGGGTGCTTCAGCGACGTCTTGCCTGTCGTACATCAGGGTGAGGTGAGGCTTGAACTTGCGCCGGCTATCTTTGGGGAGTGGGACTGCCCTGGCCAATTCGCTGACAAGCCTCTTCTGAAACTGGAAGAGGGCGGGATTGTGTTCCTCGTTTCCGGCCAGGACCAGGGGATGATTTCCCGAGGGCTTGCGAAAGCTAAGGACACGGTCGAGGTGGATTTCGAATGGAGCGGTCTGCCTGGCGAGCGTCGCACATGCTTTCGTTGCACCCGAGACCAGCGCGTCCGGCACTTCAGGAAAATCGCCGAGCCACTGTAGCGTGATGTGGAAATGAGTTGAGGGGCGCGGTTGGGCTTTCAGTCCATACTGCTGGCGGAGTGCAACTGCGAGTTCTGAAATGAGATCGATGGTGCTGAGACTTGGAATGAATGCCAGAAACAGGCGGTTGATGATGGGAGGGCTCACTGCGGCGATGAGTTTTGTTGGCGCTTTCACGAACCCATGCGAGGGGCACGTTTCATCCGAGGGATGATTGGGCTTCGGACATACCGTGTCAAACACAAGGGGAGCGATCCCTTGGCGGCGACGCAAATTGCGCTTAAGGTGTGGGCATGAAGGAAGAGGAGCTGGATACCCACCACAAGGCGCTGAAGATCAATCTCGACAAGCGCTGGTATGGAACACTCGCGGAAATCGGCGCAGGGCAGGAAGTGGTGCGGTGGTTCTTCCGCGTGGGAGGCGCAGCGGGCACCGTGGCAAAGAGCATCTCTGCCTATGACATGGTGGTGAGTGATGCCATCTACGGTGGCACGGAGCGCTATGTCTCTCGCTCCCGCCTCCAGTCGATGCTGGATCACGAGTATGAGCTGAATGTAGAGAGGCTAAGCGACAAGCGAGGGGACAGCACAGCCTTCTTTGCCTTTGCGGATACCGTGGTCGCCCGAAGCTTCAAGGGTGGGAACGAATGCCATGGCTGGATGGGTCTGAAGTTCCAATCCCGTCCCCGAGACGAGGCCAGTCAGATCTGCATCCATGTGCGCATGCTGGATACCGAGGCTGCGCTGCAGCAGGAGGCTCTCGGCGTGGTCGGAGTGAACCTTCTGTATGGGGCTTTCTTTCTTCATCATGATCCTGACAAACTGGTGGAGAGCTTGCTGGACAAACTGACCGTGGGCCGAATCGAGATCGATGCCATCGAGTTCCAGGGAATTGAATTCCGCGCGGTGGACAACCGGCTGATCAGTCTCAAGCTCGTGCAGCTCGGCTTGAGCGGCGCTGCCATGTTCGGCCCCAGGGGTGAGGTGCTGCAGCCTTCCGATGTTTTGTACAAGAAGGCGGTCATGGTGGAGCGCGGCAGCTTTCGCCCACCCACGCATGTGAATCTCGACATGCTGGAGTGCGCGTTGGAGAAGTTTCAGCAAGATCCTGCCGTGAAGGGCAAGGAGGTACTGCCACTGTACGAGCTCACCATGCGAAATCTGATATCGGAAGGAAATGCGGTGGACCGCCGGGACTTCCTGGCCCGTGCGGACGTCCTCGCTGCCTGCGGGGTGAATGTGCTGATTTCGGATTACTTCGAGTACTACCGGCTGGCGGCGTACCTCGCCTGGCGGACGAAGGAGCGCATTGGCATCGTGATGGGTGTGCCGAGTTTGACTGAGTTGTTTGAGGAGAAGTACTATACGCAGCTTCCTGGCGGCATCCTTGAGTCCTTCGGTCGTCTCTTCAAAAATGACCTGAAACTCTACGTGTATCCCCTGCAGCGCGATGCCTCGGATTTCCTGACCACCGTGCAGAACCTGGAAGTGGCTCCAGAACTGAGAAAGCTCTACGGCTATCTCGCGGATCGCGGCAGCTTTGTGGAACTGGACAACTACAATCCCGAGTACCTGAAGTTCTTCTCTCGAGATGCGTTGAAGAAGATCGCGGCGGGTGATGAATCGTGGAGAGAGATGGTTCCACAAGCCGTCGCTGATATCATCGTGCAACGGGGGTTCTTTGGGTATAGGGCGTAGAGGGGTGCGACTGGGCAGGGACTTGGTCGCATGGCCACACCCAGCCGCACGGCTATATTCCGATCAGCCCTGATCCGGAATCTCCGGCTCCACGAGCAGCTTCAGGAGATACAGTGACTCCTGCCAACCGAGGTAGCAGGCTTCTGCAGGAATGAACGCGGGCACACCTTCCTGGGTGATGTGAAGCTCCGTGCCGCAGGTGACCTCTTTCAGGGTGATGGTGGTGATCATTTCGCCCGGCATGTTCGGGTCGTCGAACTTGTCGGTGTACTTCAGCAGTTCATTCGGCTTCAGTTCCAGGTAGGTGCCACCAAAGGAGTGGCTGTTGCCTGTGTTGAAGTTGGTGAAGGACATCTTGTAGGTGCCTCCGACTTTGGCGTCGATTTGGTGGACCTTGCCGGTAAAGCCGTTGGGGGCCATCCATTTTGCAAGAGCGTCAGCGTCAGTAAAGGCCCGGAAGACGCGCTCGGTCTTGGCGGCAAGCACGCGGTGAAGGCGGATGGTACTGGTGACGGGTTTGGTGCTTTCTTTGGACATGGTGGTATTTGGTTTGGTCTTGGTTCGGGATTCATACTCGTGACGAACGGCGGACGCGGCTCAGGACATGAGAGGTGAAAAAAATGTCCTCGGGGACCGAAATGGTACTCTCTCAGCAGAAATCGAGGACAAGATTCGCGGAAACGAAATCGTTACTGGGAGGTCGCTCACGCTTGCATCATCACCTCCATGTTCCGCAGAACTCTACTCAGTCTGGCTCTCTGCTCGCTGGCCACGGTTGCTCATTCGAACGCAGCCGAATCGAAGCCTGTCGCTTCCCAACAGGGCGACAAGGCTTCCTCACAGATCCGGGTCGTTCTTGCAGGTGATTCCACCGTCACGGATACTGCAGGGTGGGGTGCAGCTTTCGCCAGGCTGCTGAAGACAGAAGTGGAGTGCGTAAACCTCGCTTCCTCAGGCCAGAGTT
The Roseimicrobium gellanilyticum DNA segment above includes these coding regions:
- the rlmN gene encoding 23S rRNA (adenine(2503)-C(2))-methyltransferase RlmN, whose protein sequence is MPATATASRSLPDLSTEELTAWMTAQGYKATHTLPVLREVYGARAGEHVPKDRLPAGLMEHVTSTFPRVAASLARRQVSEDGTCKLLLRLPDGRTVESVLMPDYHADRAAGCISSQVGCAMGCDFCATTQTGFERNLTSGEIVEQFLHLRREAQATGRTLRTVVFMGMGEPMLNLRNVLEAVRRMADNKLGALGWRQVTISTVGIVPGIDELTEADLGVHLAVSLHAPDDETRAALLPMGKRFAVQDVLAAADRYQAQSGRITTIQYCLLEGVNDSLEQARELARLLQGRRMHVNLLRYNPTGLSLKGRTYAPSSMEQTESFLATLREHGAVAHLRRARGPDIDAACGQLRRRAAEQGGKLAGAAS
- a CDS encoding TonB-dependent receptor — encoded protein: MKEEELDTHHKALKINLDKRWYGTLAEIGAGQEVVRWFFRVGGAAGTVAKSISAYDMVVSDAIYGGTERYVSRSRLQSMLDHEYELNVERLSDKRGDSTAFFAFADTVVARSFKGGNECHGWMGLKFQSRPRDEASQICIHVRMLDTEAALQQEALGVVGVNLLYGAFFLHHDPDKLVESLLDKLTVGRIEIDAIEFQGIEFRAVDNRLISLKLVQLGLSGAAMFGPRGEVLQPSDVLYKKAVMVERGSFRPPTHVNLDMLECALEKFQQDPAVKGKEVLPLYELTMRNLISEGNAVDRRDFLARADVLAACGVNVLISDYFEYYRLAAYLAWRTKERIGIVMGVPSLTELFEEKYYTQLPGGILESFGRLFKNDLKLYVYPLQRDASDFLTTVQNLEVAPELRKLYGYLADRGSFVELDNYNPEYLKFFSRDALKKIAAGDESWREMVPQAVADIIVQRGFFGYRA
- a CDS encoding 2'-5' RNA ligase family protein; its protein translation is MKAPTKLIAAVSPPIINRLFLAFIPSLSTIDLISELAVALRQQYGLKAQPRPSTHFHITLQWLGDFPEVPDALVSGATKACATLARQTAPFEIHLDRVLSFRKPSGNHPLVLAGNEEHNPALFQFQKRLVSELARAVPLPKDSRRKFKPHLTLMYDRQDVAEAPIAPVRWKADEFRLIHSEVGATRHHHLASWKLCGSESPTLHTPDLFG
- a CDS encoding SRPBCC family protein, with protein sequence MSKESTKPVTSTIRLHRVLAAKTERVFRAFTDADALAKWMAPNGFTGKVHQIDAKVGGTYKMSFTNFNTGNSHSFGGTYLELKPNELLKYTDKFDDPNMPGEMITTITLKEVTCGTELHITQEGVPAFIPAEACYLGWQESLYLLKLLVEPEIPDQG
- a CDS encoding H-type lectin domain-containing protein, with protein sequence MQNSPWKVLSAQVSVGVLTEGWQLNHIDDASADAPRICSFPVEVTFDAPFSAPPVVHLGLTGFDIDQRDSARITLKAENIGPGGFHATITTWAGTRVYGVEFQWLAIGG
- a CDS encoding GNAT family N-acetyltransferase, which encodes MKRLATNSDAARDLASGRYRIRKLDAGGLAAVPIPWMRDAGWNPGLHDAETFITADPDGFLVGELDGQPIAAVSGVRYDDTFGFLGCYIVLEPFRGRGYGMAIHEAARQHLEGCTQGGDGVLENVEKYKQIGRVYAYRNARYEGVKQATNWNPAKPLHDACEVSLEQIEALDRMCFPAPRSAFLKAWLHQPDAFALAAAEAGNSASGAVRGYGVIRKCSRGWKIGPLFAQDADTADDLFRGLVERIPTGDSFVLDIAEPNDGAKALVARYGMREVFATARMYTGPFPQVRLDWVYGVTTFELG